A portion of the Sphingobacterium spiritivorum genome contains these proteins:
- the fabD gene encoding ACP S-malonyltransferase → MKTAYVFPGQGAQFVGMGQDLYNLNDETKALFEQANDILGFRITDIMFNGTDEELKQTKVTQPAIFLHSVILAKALGENFKPDMVAGHSLGEFSALVAAGALTFEDGLQLVAKRANAMQKATEIEPSAMAAILGLEDNIVEETCAQVEETVVAANFNCPGQVVISGTVAGVDKACELLLAAGAKRALKLNVGGAFHSPLMEPARVELQAAIEAVDIKSPVCPIYQNVDANPQTDPAVIKENLIAQLTGAVRWTQTVQHILSDGAEAFVEVGPGNVLQGLVKKVDRQIPTSAATV, encoded by the coding sequence ATGAAAACAGCTTACGTGTTTCCGGGTCAGGGCGCTCAATTTGTAGGAATGGGCCAGGATTTGTATAATTTGAATGATGAAACAAAGGCTCTGTTCGAACAGGCTAATGATATTTTAGGATTTCGTATCACCGACATTATGTTCAATGGTACGGATGAAGAGTTGAAACAGACCAAAGTAACACAGCCTGCTATTTTCCTGCATTCTGTAATCCTTGCAAAAGCTTTAGGTGAAAATTTCAAACCGGATATGGTTGCAGGACACTCATTAGGTGAATTTTCAGCATTGGTCGCTGCAGGTGCACTGACTTTTGAAGACGGATTGCAACTGGTAGCAAAACGTGCTAATGCAATGCAAAAAGCTACTGAAATCGAGCCGTCAGCAATGGCTGCTATTTTAGGACTGGAAGATAATATTGTAGAAGAAACATGTGCGCAAGTAGAAGAGACAGTTGTAGCAGCAAACTTTAACTGTCCCGGTCAGGTCGTAATCTCCGGTACAGTTGCAGGAGTGGATAAGGCCTGTGAATTGTTATTAGCGGCTGGTGCAAAGCGTGCTTTGAAACTCAATGTCGGAGGAGCATTTCATTCTCCTTTGATGGAGCCGGCACGTGTAGAACTTCAGGCAGCTATAGAAGCGGTTGATATCAAAAGTCCGGTTTGTCCGATCTATCAGAATGTAGATGCAAATCCGCAGACTGACCCCGCTGTAATTAAAGAAAATCTTATTGCACAATTGACAGGAGCTGTTCGCTGGACACAGACGGTACAACATATCCTAAGTGACGGAGCAGAAGCATTTGTCGAAGTAGGACCAGGCAATGTGTTGCAAGGATTGGTGAAGAAAGTAGATCGTCAGATCCCGACTTCAGCAGCCACAGTATAA
- a CDS encoding M16 family metallopeptidase: MTTMEYEIIRLSNGIRIVLYPQQTPITHTCLLINAGSRDEENGKFGVAHFIEHLLFKQTERRNTNQILNRLETVGGDLNAYTTKEYTCIHASILNPYLDRALDLFEDIIFHSTFPDLEMEKEKSVIVDEMASYLDSPEDAIIDDFEDILFADSGLGHNILGIEDQLVGLQKNDILRFMKGNYNTNDIVIGITGDYKKTQIEKLANRIFGQIEKSVIQRDRARVTVHTPQHIRMEKPINQVHYMLGTQAYGIGDERKTGLLLLNNMLGGLGMSSILNLSIREKYGIAYTIESNYSMFSDTGIFSIYLGTDEEKVKKAVSLVFKELNKLKVHGLTATQLQKAKNKFKGQIALAEENRMSMIIAVAKNIMDYDRVITLEEVFQKIDEVSTDGAKEILEDIFDTDKMTSLSFVPSEED, from the coding sequence ATGACTACAATGGAATATGAGATTATTCGATTATCGAATGGCATTAGGATAGTTTTATATCCCCAGCAAACTCCGATCACACATACCTGTCTTCTTATCAATGCCGGATCCCGTGATGAAGAAAACGGGAAATTCGGTGTAGCACACTTTATAGAGCATCTGCTCTTTAAGCAGACAGAACGAAGAAATACAAATCAGATTTTAAACAGATTGGAGACTGTAGGTGGAGACTTAAATGCATATACAACGAAAGAGTATACCTGTATTCACGCCTCTATTTTAAATCCGTATCTGGACCGGGCGCTCGACCTGTTTGAAGACATCATATTTCACTCCACTTTTCCTGATCTCGAGATGGAAAAGGAAAAAAGCGTAATTGTAGATGAAATGGCATCCTATCTGGATAGCCCGGAAGATGCAATTATTGATGATTTTGAAGATATTTTATTTGCAGATTCCGGCCTGGGACATAATATTCTCGGAATAGAAGATCAGTTGGTCGGTTTGCAAAAAAATGATATCCTTCGTTTTATGAAGGGAAATTATAATACCAATGATATTGTTATTGGTATTACGGGAGATTATAAAAAAACACAGATAGAAAAACTGGCCAACCGTATTTTCGGGCAGATCGAGAAATCTGTTATTCAGAGAGACAGAGCCCGCGTTACGGTGCATACTCCGCAACATATTCGGATGGAGAAGCCCATAAATCAGGTGCACTATATGTTAGGTACCCAAGCCTATGGTATAGGGGATGAACGAAAAACCGGGTTATTGTTATTGAATAATATGTTGGGAGGATTAGGCATGAGTTCTATCCTGAATTTATCTATTCGTGAAAAGTACGGTATCGCTTATACGATTGAGTCAAATTATTCTATGTTTTCGGATACAGGAATTTTTTCCATTTATCTGGGAACGGATGAGGAGAAGGTAAAAAAAGCGGTGTCACTTGTTTTCAAAGAATTGAATAAGCTGAAAGTGCACGGTCTTACAGCTACGCAACTGCAAAAAGCAAAGAATAAATTTAAAGGACAGATTGCGCTGGCAGAGGAAAACAGAATGAGTATGATTATTGCTGTGGCAAAAAATATCATGGATTATGACCGGGTAATAACGCTGGAAGAAGTTTTTCAAAAAATTGATGAGGTGTCAACAGATGGTGCCAAAGAAATATTAGAAGACATCTTTGATACGGATAAGATGACATCTCTAAGTTTTGTGCCTTCGGAAGAGGATTAG
- a CDS encoding outer membrane beta-barrel protein codes for MKILQKYAAFFIVFCIAATSALAQTGKSVQGFLRDSKSRVVAGASVTLISDKDSVGTSSSMSGMYSFSNVKGEKFKIKVSSIGYETFEKEFAFQAGQNSLSIPSFELMPTSTMLEEVVVDGVPTVVVKSDTLEYTTRDLKLRDGALVEDALKKLEGVEVDKNGTVTAQGEQIKRIRINGKDFFGGDVKTATQNLPADIIEKIQIIDDYGDVANLTGNKTGDAEKILNIQIDPAKNKGYTTTLRLGYGTEDRYQATGMILAMKEGMQISALGNLNNINAPLFDFNTQGGGARRRQGGGGGRGGGGMFGGANGITNTGSFGLNYRQDYNDKVTVYGSYSYGHDDNDVISSSLNKFLYPDSTLDKNTESTTNTIGNTHRFEANLEWKPSPKDFIKISPQLGYGKTTTDTYSHNENLLNGVLYNTETNNSYSSSRSPNVGISALYNRRLNDKGRNVFFNMNINSSGTKQDQDRIIETLVGDPNNSTITMDSIYRRTLAELDNKSWNGGASVSYIEPLSQFGKLEVSYDYNVNTYDNNRNQKAYNLDGSVLDDDDFNFERMYDYSFSTHRVGANYSYNNDKIKYAIGASVQPSILDGDAIVDGNKINIHRNGFNFVPIARFEYKFNRQKNLQINYSGNSNEPSITQIQPFTDNSNPTNVVTGNPDLAAEFRHNLRFRFNSSDFQKGKTFFVMLNGTLTQDKIVSNNFRRTDPGLGIIQEVNYLNEDGAFSLNGFYHYGRSFKSKTYSINFMGGLTYNNNPSYTDGQLNLAKNWALNQGVMFRYNPSENLEINPGFRYSWNHTNNTLNNTTVVMQSYAPTLIGSVNISPSVIFGADLSKTFYQGNAYNENPFVINTYVEKKFMKQNRGTLRLQAFDLLNEQTNISRTFSDIQISDSRTNRLGRYFMLMFTYKFSKFAGGVGPQEENRFPGGGRPPRM; via the coding sequence ATGAAAATACTTCAAAAGTATGCTGCTTTTTTTATCGTCTTCTGTATAGCGGCTACCAGTGCATTAGCGCAAACGGGTAAAAGCGTACAGGGTTTTCTGCGGGACAGCAAATCCCGTGTGGTGGCAGGAGCATCAGTCACTCTGATTTCAGATAAAGATTCGGTGGGTACCAGCTCATCAATGAGTGGTATGTATTCTTTCAGTAATGTAAAGGGAGAAAAGTTTAAAATCAAAGTAAGTAGTATAGGTTATGAAACTTTCGAGAAAGAATTTGCCTTCCAAGCGGGACAGAACAGTCTGTCCATTCCGAGTTTTGAGCTGATGCCTACCAGTACGATGCTGGAGGAAGTAGTAGTCGACGGTGTTCCGACAGTGGTGGTGAAAAGTGATACACTGGAATATACTACACGCGATCTGAAATTACGGGACGGAGCACTGGTAGAAGATGCCTTAAAAAAACTGGAAGGTGTAGAAGTTGACAAAAATGGAACAGTGACAGCACAGGGAGAGCAGATAAAGCGTATCCGTATCAATGGCAAAGACTTTTTTGGAGGAGATGTGAAGACTGCAACACAAAATCTGCCTGCAGATATTATTGAGAAGATTCAGATTATTGATGATTATGGAGATGTGGCGAATCTGACAGGTAATAAAACAGGAGATGCCGAAAAGATTTTGAATATACAGATCGACCCTGCAAAAAATAAAGGATATACGACGACATTAAGACTTGGCTACGGTACTGAAGACCGGTATCAGGCGACAGGTATGATCCTGGCTATGAAAGAGGGTATGCAAATCTCAGCCTTAGGAAACCTGAATAACATCAATGCGCCACTATTTGATTTTAATACACAAGGTGGTGGAGCAAGAAGACGTCAGGGAGGCGGTGGTGGCCGGGGAGGCGGTGGTATGTTTGGTGGTGCCAATGGAATTACCAATACCGGATCATTTGGACTGAACTACAGACAGGATTATAATGATAAGGTAACTGTATATGGTAGCTATAGCTATGGTCACGATGATAATGATGTTATTTCATCCAGCCTTAACAAATTTTTATACCCCGATTCTACATTAGACAAGAATACCGAGTCCACTACAAATACAATAGGTAATACCCATAGATTTGAAGCAAACCTGGAGTGGAAACCTTCTCCAAAGGATTTTATTAAAATCTCCCCTCAGCTTGGCTATGGAAAAACAACAACGGATACTTACAGTCACAATGAAAATCTCTTAAACGGAGTGCTGTATAATACTGAGACCAACAACTCGTACAGTTCTTCGAGGAGTCCGAATGTGGGCATCAGTGCTTTGTATAACAGACGTCTGAATGACAAGGGTAGAAATGTTTTTTTCAATATGAACATCAATTCTTCGGGAACCAAACAAGATCAGGATCGTATTATTGAGACCTTAGTGGGCGATCCCAACAACAGCACTATTACGATGGATAGTATTTATAGGAGAACGCTGGCTGAGCTTGACAATAAAAGCTGGAACGGAGGTGCAAGTGTATCCTATATAGAACCATTGAGTCAGTTTGGCAAATTGGAAGTTTCGTATGACTACAATGTCAATACCTATGACAATAACCGCAATCAGAAAGCTTACAATCTTGACGGGTCAGTTCTGGATGACGATGACTTTAATTTTGAGCGGATGTATGATTATTCCTTTAGTACACATCGTGTAGGAGCCAACTACAGCTATAATAATGATAAAATTAAATATGCTATCGGTGCTTCGGTACAGCCTTCCATATTAGATGGTGATGCTATAGTGGACGGGAACAAAATCAATATTCACCGCAATGGGTTTAATTTTGTACCAATTGCCAGATTTGAGTATAAATTCAATAGGCAGAAGAATTTGCAGATTAATTATTCCGGAAATTCCAATGAGCCATCTATCACACAGATACAGCCATTTACAGATAATTCTAATCCAACAAACGTTGTAACAGGTAATCCGGATCTGGCTGCTGAATTCAGACACAATCTGAGATTCCGGTTTAATTCATCTGATTTTCAAAAAGGAAAAACGTTCTTTGTGATGCTGAACGGAACATTGACTCAGGATAAAATCGTATCCAACAATTTCAGAAGAACTGATCCGGGATTGGGTATAATACAGGAAGTTAATTATCTGAATGAGGACGGAGCATTTAGTTTGAATGGTTTCTATCATTACGGACGATCATTCAAAAGCAAGACTTATAGTATAAACTTTATGGGAGGATTGACCTATAACAATAATCCATCTTACACAGACGGACAGTTGAATCTTGCAAAAAACTGGGCGCTGAACCAAGGAGTGATGTTTAGATATAACCCTTCCGAAAATCTGGAAATAAATCCGGGTTTCAGGTACTCGTGGAATCATACTAACAATACGCTTAATAATACTACAGTCGTAATGCAGTCTTATGCACCGACTTTGATCGGATCTGTTAATATTTCGCCATCGGTTATTTTTGGAGCAGATCTGTCCAAAACATTCTATCAGGGAAATGCCTATAATGAAAACCCATTTGTTATAAATACATATGTGGAGAAAAAATTTATGAAGCAAAACAGAGGTACGCTGCGTTTACAGGCATTTGACCTGCTGAATGAGCAGACGAATATTTCAAGAACGTTTTCAGATATTCAGATCTCTGACAGCCGGACCAACAGACTCGGTCGTTACTTCATGCTGATGTTTACCTACAAGTTCTCCAAGTTTGCAGGAGGTGTAGGTCCACAGGAAGAGAATAGATTTCCAGGAGGAGGACGTCCACCCAGAATGTAA
- a CDS encoding ribonuclease HII, giving the protein MLLSTFQIERIEAGCDEAGRGCLAGPVFAAAVIFPKDYHHDLLNDSKKLSEKKRMALRPIIEQEALAFAVASVSAEEIDKINIHNASYLAMHRALDQLRVKAEYIIVDGNRFIPYPEVSHTCIIKGDGKYLSIAAASILAKTYRDEYMESIACDFPAYDWLQNKGYPTVKHRNAVLAYGLTPHHRKTFRITDPQLKLF; this is encoded by the coding sequence ATGCTATTATCCACATTTCAGATAGAACGTATAGAAGCCGGCTGTGATGAAGCTGGAAGAGGCTGTCTTGCGGGACCTGTCTTTGCCGCCGCTGTTATTTTTCCAAAAGACTATCATCATGATCTACTTAATGATTCCAAAAAACTAAGTGAGAAAAAACGGATGGCATTGCGCCCCATTATTGAGCAGGAAGCTCTTGCCTTTGCCGTAGCCAGTGTTTCCGCTGAAGAAATTGACAAAATCAATATTCACAATGCATCCTATCTGGCCATGCATCGTGCATTAGATCAGCTAAGAGTGAAGGCTGAATACATTATAGTAGACGGAAATCGCTTTATCCCTTATCCGGAAGTTTCACATACCTGTATTATCAAAGGGGATGGGAAGTATCTTTCTATTGCAGCGGCATCCATACTGGCAAAGACCTACCGCGACGAATATATGGAAAGCATAGCCTGTGATTTTCCGGCCTATGACTGGCTACAGAATAAGGGTTATCCCACTGTCAAACACAGAAACGCCGTCCTTGCATACGGCCTAACACCACATCACAGAAAAACCTTCAGAATAACCGATCCGCAGCTCAAATTATTCTAA
- a CDS encoding YfhO family protein yields the protein MKNWFKENAVHFAIVGIFIVMVFFYFTPIWQGKTLAQHDVLQAEASQKELFDYKAKDGHAPNWTNSMFGGMPTYQIWAEHSSNVGTYISRGLKTVFPTPIDVVLLYLLGAYFLFCVLKVRPWLAAVGAIAVAFTSYNFIYIEAGHVNKAYAIAYMAPIIGSVILCYRGKFLLGGAILALSMALEIRVNHIQVTYYLFIALLVLVGIELYHAIKEKRIKGFVQATGVQLTAVILAVLVNASVLYPTYEYSKYSTRGKANIIKVDEANEQKGLDKQYAYDWSQGVGETITFLIPNAYGGRSQGVLDENSHVAKLYESKGASAMQAAQIAKQMPSYWGEKQFTAGPWYFGASILFLFVLGLFIVRGRIKWWILGATALIIFLSFGRHLPFISDLFFDYFPMYNKFRAVESILVIAALLIPILAILCINELINRSSEIKNLDKKVLYTFIGVGGLCLLIALVPDMFLSLRNSKHQDLVEVFTQQIGDRTVANETVTALVKDRASLASKDAWRSLFIVALTFGLIWFYLKKKLNYTVLVVALGVIFLADLWSVDKRYLNDDSFANPSSSRIPEREVDQLIRLDQDPSYRVLDLTTNAFSDATASYFHKNLGGYHAAKMMRFQEILEHQFNGALNEDVLDMFNVRYLITADPSNGSQKVVRRSSAPGNAWFVDKVTFVKDNAQEMQAIGSFDPKKEAFVNQEFKDKIDAGRLGLPVNSSITLTSYHPDTLKYEYTAPNDAFAVFSEVFYDKGWKAYIDGKETQIIRADYILRALQVPGGNHKIEFIFAPESVKTTNLLSGIASVILVLGLAGAVWYGVRQDKKKGPEPEKPKRTN from the coding sequence ATGAAAAATTGGTTTAAGGAAAATGCAGTACACTTTGCGATTGTCGGAATCTTTATCGTTATGGTGTTTTTTTATTTTACACCTATATGGCAGGGTAAGACTTTGGCACAACATGATGTGCTGCAGGCAGAGGCAAGTCAGAAAGAATTATTTGATTATAAAGCCAAGGACGGACATGCGCCCAACTGGACAAATTCTATGTTTGGAGGTATGCCTACCTATCAGATCTGGGCAGAGCATAGCAGCAATGTCGGCACCTATATATCCAGAGGTTTAAAAACAGTTTTTCCGACGCCGATAGATGTTGTATTGCTGTACCTTTTAGGGGCGTATTTTTTGTTCTGTGTCCTAAAGGTAAGACCGTGGCTAGCTGCGGTAGGTGCAATAGCTGTCGCATTTACATCCTATAATTTTATTTATATAGAAGCCGGACACGTGAATAAGGCTTATGCTATTGCCTATATGGCACCTATTATCGGGTCTGTTATTCTGTGCTATCGGGGCAAATTTCTCTTAGGTGGAGCTATTCTGGCTTTATCGATGGCTTTAGAAATCCGTGTCAATCATATTCAGGTTACCTATTACCTGTTTATTGCTTTGTTAGTACTGGTCGGTATTGAACTGTACCATGCTATCAAAGAAAAGAGAATCAAGGGATTCGTACAGGCGACTGGCGTTCAGTTAACAGCTGTTATTCTTGCTGTGCTGGTCAACGCATCTGTATTGTATCCTACTTACGAATACAGTAAATATTCTACCCGTGGTAAGGCCAATATCATCAAAGTCGATGAGGCAAATGAACAAAAAGGGCTGGATAAACAGTATGCATACGACTGGAGTCAGGGTGTGGGGGAGACCATTACATTTTTGATCCCTAATGCTTACGGAGGTCGCTCGCAAGGAGTTCTGGATGAAAATTCACATGTTGCCAAACTTTATGAATCGAAAGGGGCTTCTGCAATGCAGGCTGCACAAATCGCAAAACAGATGCCATCCTACTGGGGTGAAAAACAATTCACTGCAGGTCCCTGGTATTTCGGAGCAAGTATATTATTTCTGTTTGTCCTGGGACTATTCATAGTTAGAGGGCGCATTAAGTGGTGGATCCTGGGAGCTACGGCACTTATTATCTTCCTTTCATTTGGCCGTCATCTTCCTTTTATTTCGGATTTGTTTTTTGACTACTTCCCGATGTATAATAAGTTCAGAGCTGTAGAATCCATATTGGTCATTGCGGCATTGCTGATCCCTATATTGGCGATATTATGTATCAATGAGTTGATTAACCGTTCTTCTGAAATCAAAAATCTGGATAAGAAAGTACTTTACACTTTTATAGGTGTAGGAGGTTTGTGTCTTTTGATTGCGTTAGTTCCGGATATGTTTCTGAGCCTTCGTAACTCTAAGCATCAGGATCTTGTGGAAGTATTTACGCAGCAGATCGGAGATCGTACGGTTGCAAATGAAACTGTGACAGCATTGGTGAAGGACCGTGCTTCGCTTGCAAGTAAAGATGCCTGGCGTTCATTGTTTATTGTTGCATTGACATTTGGTCTGATCTGGTTTTACCTGAAAAAGAAATTAAATTATACTGTATTAGTTGTTGCTTTGGGAGTGATCTTCCTTGCAGATCTGTGGTCTGTGGATAAACGCTACCTGAATGATGATTCATTTGCAAACCCTTCTTCCTCCCGGATTCCAGAGCGTGAGGTTGATCAGCTGATCCGCCTGGATCAGGATCCAAGTTATCGTGTGCTGGATCTTACAACAAATGCGTTCTCAGATGCTACAGCATCTTACTTCCATAAAAATCTTGGAGGATACCATGCTGCCAAAATGATGCGCTTTCAGGAGATCCTTGAACATCAGTTTAACGGAGCTTTAAATGAAGATGTACTGGACATGTTCAATGTTCGCTACCTGATTACAGCAGATCCTTCAAACGGGTCTCAGAAAGTAGTAAGGAGAAGTTCTGCTCCGGGTAATGCCTGGTTTGTAGATAAAGTGACGTTTGTGAAAGACAATGCACAAGAGATGCAGGCTATAGGCAGTTTTGATCCAAAGAAAGAAGCTTTTGTTAATCAGGAATTCAAGGATAAGATTGATGCCGGGCGCTTAGGTTTGCCTGTCAATTCCTCTATTACACTGACATCTTATCATCCGGATACGTTGAAATATGAATATACAGCACCAAATGATGCATTCGCTGTATTTTCTGAAGTATTCTATGATAAGGGATGGAAAGCATATATCGACGGTAAAGAAACACAGATTATTCGTGCAGACTATATTTTGAGAGCATTGCAGGTGCCTGGAGGAAACCATAAGATTGAATTTATCTTTGCTCCGGAATCTGTCAAAACTACGAATCTTCTTTCTGGAATAGCGTCAGTTATTCTGGTGCTTGGGTTAGCTGGTGCGGTCTGGTATGGCGTACGTCAAGACAAGAAAAAAGGTCCGGAACCGGAAAAACCGAAACGGACCAATTAA
- a CDS encoding potassium channel family protein: protein MKYIVLGLGHFGKSLAIHLTELGHEVIGADKNLTIVEQLKDRVTHTVCMDTTDRDSVSALPLRDSHAVIVAIGEDEGASMLTTALLKQLHVKRIIGRVVSDLQKTVMEAMEIDEYIMPEEEAAERLAMRLDNIDIVDSFKISDKYSIVETKVPAKYIGMTLEQANLTNSYGVIVLTTVNQRDVLEKGKNVKIKEATGIAKSDTMLREEDLLVLFGELSNIKKLIQKGE, encoded by the coding sequence ATGAAATATATCGTATTAGGATTAGGACATTTTGGGAAATCGTTAGCGATACACCTCACCGAATTGGGACATGAGGTAATCGGTGCCGATAAAAATCTTACGATTGTAGAACAACTGAAGGATCGGGTGACTCATACGGTATGTATGGATACTACAGATCGTGATTCCGTGAGCGCTCTGCCACTAAGAGATAGTCATGCTGTTATTGTGGCCATTGGTGAAGACGAGGGCGCTTCGATGCTTACTACGGCCTTATTAAAGCAGCTTCACGTGAAACGTATCATTGGCCGCGTAGTATCTGATTTGCAGAAGACTGTTATGGAAGCAATGGAGATTGACGAATACATCATGCCGGAGGAAGAGGCTGCGGAAAGGCTGGCGATGCGTCTGGATAATATTGACATCGTAGATTCCTTCAAGATCTCGGATAAATACAGTATTGTAGAGACTAAAGTACCTGCAAAATATATTGGGATGACCTTGGAGCAGGCAAATCTGACTAATAGTTACGGGGTGATCGTACTCACGACTGTCAATCAGCGGGATGTACTGGAAAAAGGTAAAAATGTGAAGATAAAAGAGGCAACAGGGATTGCAAAATCTGATACCATGCTCCGGGAAGAGGATTTGCTTGTCTTATTCGGCGAACTTTCGAATATTAAAAAACTGATTCAAAAGGGCGAATAG
- a CDS encoding TrkH family potassium uptake protein: MICAFAVILHVGYITDPKIAKVFEVVIHGMFFGLFLLEGFRTLSSIYVQKRVGVSNISGLVIIGYFCFITLARLSGLESLSFFNKEEWIYLGIYLIFLSALSKNSLFFDNFYFNPTILFVISFLVLILIGTLILMLPRTTLVAPLTFIDALFMATSAVCITGLSVTDISSNFSMFGQTVILVLIQIGGLGIMTFTGFFGYFFSGGFSFKNQLMFGEILEENKLNSVISTLLTIIFITLLFELIGAVSIYFTLDPTLFNSIGDQVFFSIFHAVSSFCNAGFSILPDGIQHADYRYNYNFQLALAMIFVFGGLGFGTVYNFYTYAKTKIQALFCKLILKRSYVHRPWPFSFNSKFILICNLILVVLATSSYFLFEYNNTLQQDEIWYGKIVSAFFMTNASRSAGFNSVNLNFLSGPTVIMVTSLMWIGASPGSTGGGVKVTTVAIALLNILSLARGKDSIDIFKRRIIPESVNKAFAIILLSGVTIGISFVLLNLSDPGKGMKELLFETVSAYTTCGLSLGVTPSLSPSSKIIIIFTMFVGRVGTLTLLVAFIKNMRNRNYVYPSEKILF; the protein is encoded by the coding sequence ATGATCTGTGCATTTGCTGTTATTTTGCATGTAGGATATATAACAGATCCTAAGATTGCGAAGGTATTCGAAGTTGTTATACACGGAATGTTCTTTGGGTTGTTCCTTTTAGAAGGGTTTCGTACGTTATCGTCGATATATGTTCAAAAAAGAGTCGGGGTATCTAATATTTCGGGCCTCGTAATCATTGGTTATTTTTGTTTTATCACCCTTGCCAGGCTCTCGGGCCTCGAATCGCTTTCCTTTTTTAATAAAGAAGAGTGGATATATCTTGGAATCTATCTGATATTTTTATCTGCATTATCAAAAAACAGTCTGTTTTTTGATAATTTCTACTTTAATCCTACGATTCTTTTTGTCATCAGTTTTTTAGTGCTGATCCTGATCGGCACCTTGATTCTGATGTTACCCCGCACTACTTTAGTCGCTCCTTTGACATTTATAGATGCCTTATTTATGGCGACGAGCGCTGTATGTATTACTGGCCTTTCTGTAACGGATATCTCTTCAAATTTTTCGATGTTCGGACAGACTGTGATTCTGGTTCTTATCCAGATCGGAGGACTGGGTATCATGACATTTACAGGTTTTTTCGGGTACTTCTTTTCCGGTGGATTTTCTTTTAAAAATCAACTTATGTTTGGAGAAATACTGGAAGAGAATAAACTTAATTCAGTAATAAGCACTTTGCTAACCATTATTTTCATTACTCTGCTATTTGAACTTATAGGTGCTGTTTCCATTTATTTTACGCTGGATCCAACCCTGTTTAATTCTATTGGTGATCAGGTTTTCTTCTCTATTTTTCATGCTGTCTCTTCGTTTTGTAATGCCGGGTTTTCTATCCTTCCGGATGGAATACAACATGCAGATTACCGGTATAACTACAACTTTCAGTTAGCGCTCGCTATGATATTTGTTTTCGGAGGACTGGGTTTTGGAACGGTTTACAATTTCTATACCTATGCCAAGACAAAGATTCAGGCCCTGTTTTGTAAGCTGATTTTAAAACGCAGTTATGTTCACAGGCCGTGGCCCTTCAGCTTCAATTCTAAATTTATACTGATCTGTAACCTTATCCTTGTCGTGTTAGCAACCAGTTCATATTTTCTGTTTGAATACAACAATACGCTCCAGCAGGATGAGATCTGGTATGGAAAAATAGTATCAGCTTTTTTTATGACCAATGCTTCCCGCTCTGCCGGTTTCAATAGTGTAAATCTTAATTTTCTGAGTGGTCCTACTGTAATTATGGTGACCTCTTTAATGTGGATCGGGGCCTCTCCGGGATCTACCGGCGGGGGTGTGAAAGTGACAACCGTAGCTATTGCGTTATTGAATATTTTATCTCTGGCAAGAGGTAAGGATTCTATAGATATTTTCAAAAGAAGGATCATTCCCGAATCTGTTAATAAAGCATTTGCTATTATATTGCTTTCAGGAGTTACGATTGGAATTTCTTTTGTCCTGCTCAATCTTTCCGATCCCGGCAAAGGAATGAAAGAACTTCTTTTTGAAACGGTATCCGCTTATACGACCTGCGGGCTCTCTTTGGGTGTCACTCCCTCCCTGAGTCCTTCAAGTAAGATTATCATTATCTTTACGATGTTTGTAGGACGTGTAGGTACGTTAACGCTGCTTGTTGCATTTATCAAAAATATGCGGAATAGAAATTATGTCTATCCGAGTGAAAAAATATTATTCTAA